CTCTCCCAAGACGCCAGAGCCTTGCGCTCGATGTCCTCATCCGACAAGAGAGCAGGTTGTCCAACAACCACAGGCGCGATGTCTACGCCCGGTATGTCATCGGCCCAGCGCCCCTGGGGGTTCGCCTTGATGCCCAGCACTTCGCGGCGAACAATAAAGTCCCTTGCCGCCTCCGCCGACGCAAACAGCAGGACCTGGCCACCCTCGACAAGGGGGCTCCAGGCCTCGATGGTGATGTCATCGCAGGCCTGACGCGTCTCGCGCAGGATCAACGCGTCGAGAGTGAGGCCGATGACTTCGAAAACCATCCCCCTGTGGCGTGTCAGATCCAGAGCGGCAAAGACGCGGTCCTCCTCGTAGAGCAGTTCATCCAGAAGCACCAGCAAGGGAGGAATCAACGCCGTGGCACGCAGTTGACGCGACCACAGCAAGGCGTCCAAGGCCTCGGCCCCCGACAGGACCTGTTGATCTCCTCCCGGTGGCTCCAGTGCCGAGCTGCGAACCTGCTGAAAGGCATGCCGGACCGCGTCGACATCGGCGGCCTGGGCCTCCTGCAAGCTGTCGAAGATGGCAAAGTGGTGCATCAAGCCTTGCGTGGGAGTAATCAGCAGACGGGCTTCGTCTTTCACCACCCGCAGCACGAGGCCCGGATCGCTGGCCCCTGTGCGCTTGATGAGATCAAGGGGGTAAACTCCGCCTACGATCAGGTCAGGCACCTGTGAGTGACAGAGCACGAACAATGGCGCCCGTCGCTCCAGGATCATGTCCTTGAGCATCTCCAGGTCACAGCGATTGAGAATCCATGGAACGTCTGATTGCCATGCCATGGCCCGACCTCCTGAGGGAACGAGAGAACAGGCTTTTTACCAAGGGGTTACGCCTGCCACCACAGCCGGAACCTGCCAGCGAAGCCTCCCATGGCAGGATAAGCCCGAGGTGTTTAGTACCGGAGCGCCATGGGGGAAATCTGGTCGCACGCTTAGGCACTCCGGGCCCGCTTGGTTGAGGATTTATGTCTCCCCATGCATGGACGTGGTCCGTTTCAACAGCACCTGTTCCATGACATCGACAGGCATGGGCTTGGCCAGCAGATAACCTTGCCCCAGGTGACAGCCCAGCCGATTCAACTGCTCCATCTGCTCCGACGCCTCGATACCTTCGGCGGTCACCACCATATCCAGGCTCTTCGCCAGCGAAATAATGGTTCTGATCAGGCTGACCGCCCGGGTATCTGATGCGAGATCGTCAATAAAGCTCTTATCAAGCTTCAACTTGTTGAATGGGAGCTGGCGCAGGTGGCTGAACGAGGAATAGCCCGTCCCGAAATCATCGAGGGCGATCTCCACCCCGAGCTGGCGAAGTTCCTTTACCCTGTCGAGCGAGCCGGCCGTATCCCACAGGCTGGTATCCTCGGTGATTTCGAGCACCAGGGACGAGGCCGCTAGGGAAGCTGAGTCCAACGCCTCTCGTATTGTGGCGACCAGCTCACCGTCCTTGAAGATACTGGGACTGATATTGACGTTGACCTTCAGGCCATCACGCTCGGACAGCTTCCAGCGCTTCAATTGGCGACAGGCCTTGAGGAGCACCCATCGATTAAGGCGCTGAGCAAGACCATGCTTTTCTGCCACGTCGATGATCTCTAACGGACTGATCGCCCCAAACTCCGAGGAGTTCCAGCGCAATAGCGCCTCCACCGACTCGACCGTTTCGCTCCGGAGGTCAAAGATGGGCTGATAATGCAGCTCGAGATGGTCGTGCTCAATCGCCGCCTCCAGCGCCAGCGCCAGTTTTTGACGACGCACGCGCGGTTCATTCAGGCCAAACTCAAAGAGTTGCACCGAGCTGTCCGAGCTTTGCTTGGCATGATACATGGCCGTATCGGCATGGCTTAAGAGTTCTTTCTTTGTGGTCCCGTGGTCAGGATAGAGGCTGATGCCGATACAGGCATGTGGCGACAGGTTTCCATCGGGCAGCTTCACCTCACGAGACAGCGACTGCCACAACAGGGCGGCCATCTGCTCGGGCCCCTCATCGGGCTTGAGCCGCTGAAGTACCACGAACTCGTCACCGCCAAGCCTGGCCGCCACCCCCTGTCGGCCGATGGTGTCACGCAGCCTGCTCGCCACCTCTTGCAGCAATCGGTCTCCCACCTCATGCCCCAAGCTGTCATTGACCGCCTTGAAACCATTCAGATCGATCATATAAACGGCCAGCTGGCTTCGCTCCCGCGCCGCCTGACCGAGATCACTGGCGATCAAGTGATAGAACGACATGCGATTATGGAGGCCAGTGAGCACATCATGATAGGCCAAGCGCCAGTTTCGACGGTTTTCCCGCACGAGCAGGATCAACATCGCCAACCCGCTCAGCATCAGCCCGGCAAGATAGAGATTGGAGCGTAGGCGGATATCCTGAATCATATCGAGCTGGCGCCATACGCTCTCGCCCGAAAAGGTGTCGACATTAACCTCTCGCACCAGCGTGCGATATTCAGACAGCTCTTGCCGGAGCGCCTTGATCGTCGCGACGTCATCAGAACTCAGCGCATAGACCCGTTCTTCCCACTGCTCCAGCTGTGCCTTGAACTCCCGGAGCAACGCCAATACCCCTGGCTGCTCCCTCATTGGGCGACTCACTTCCCCTAGCAGCAAGGAGTCGATTCGACTCCACAACAGCTCGAAGTGAAGCTCGACTTCATCCTCCTCCACCATGCTAGCGGCCAGACCGGTCAGAGCCTGATCAAACTTGAGCAACTCAATCTCCAATTCGGAGCTTTCCCAGCCAATCGACTTGATGGTGCTGGATACATAGCTCACCACTTCCAGGTCCCGGTTATAGCTATACAGGGAGCTGGCGCCGAAGATCAGCGCGATCGCTATGAGTAAGAAGAGTCTGAATCGCTTCATATCACCGCACGGTTAGGGTTTTAAGCTGCCACACCATCATGTCGAGATAGCGCTTCTTACTGTATTGCGGTGAGTCCGACACTGGCAGCATGATCCTGACCGGGCCCTTGTCGCGTATTCTCATCGGCTCGCCATCTCGATGGGTCGCCAGCAAGAGCGGCTCCTGCACCACGGTCTGCATGCCGATATCATGATGGTAGTCGTTCATCGCCGAGGCCCGTACCCGCTCGCCGTCAGCGCCCACGCGCTCGAGCAGGTCCCGTAATAGCACGCCCTGGTAGCGGTGAGGCCCTTCCGTCCAGGGTGTTTCGGTGTCAAAGGCCTGCTGCGGCAAGCCCGAGAGCATCTCGAGATCAAACTCGGCGCGCTCCCCCTCCCCGGCGTTCGCCACATCGATATTGCCCGTCACCGTCAACACCACCCTGCCGGCAGGCTGCGGCAAGGCATCTGCCGCCAGCAGCAGCGAACTCGTCACCATCAGCCAGCTCCCCGCCACGAGGCTGAGAAGAGACCGACATCTTGGTTTTACAGCAAGGGATAGTTGCATGGGGGGCCAACCAGGGCGGCGTTGTATCGAGTATTAAGCTGAAACTAACATTAGTGTAGGAGAAAAATAGTCATTCTTTCGACTTCATGGACGCGGCCACAGGCCTCGCCGGCGACTCAAAAACCCACGATAAAGCCACTATCGGCGCCATTGCCAACTATCAAGGCACTGATTCTTCACGAAGAACCAACCAGTTCGGCAGTGAGCCGCAGGAGTGACATCGGGGAGAGCGAGATCAAGCAAGCCTGGGTGTATGGCCCCGGGAAGAGTGGGCAGCGGACGGAGGTACCGGCCCCCTTCACAAGGGGGCAAACCTTGCGATCACCTCGGCTTCTGTCATCTCGGCGGTGTGGTTGGGGTTCTAAGGTCGGGTAGCGGTCAGGATGAGCACGGGCATCAGGAAATCAACGTCGCCGTCGGCGTTCACGAAGGGCCGCAGGGATTCCTCGGCCTTGTCCTGCAGGCGTTCGAACTCGCTGTCATCGAGCACCCCACCAAGGGTCCAGGCACAGGCGCGCTCGGTGGACACCAGCGCGTCGATGGAGGCGAATCGCACCCGACCGTCATGACGAGCCACGGTGGCCTCTCCGATGCCGGCCTCATCGCATGCCGCCAGCAATAGTGCCGAGTCCCCGCTGGCGAAGGGAGCGCGAAAGGCCTCGACCACCCGTTCGCCAAACAGGCGATGCAAGAGCTCGGCGAAGACGGCATAACCGGGAGAGTGATCCAGGGCGTCGCACACGGCCACCGCCAGGCGGCCAGAAGGACGCAGTACGCGCATCATTTCCTGCAAGGCGCGGGGCTGGTCGGAAAAGAACATGAAACCGAACTGGCTGATCACGGCGTCGAAGGTCTGATCCTCGAAAGGCAGCGCCTCGGCCTGACCGGCCCGCCATTCGATGTCGGCATGCTTGCGCCGCGCCACACTCAGCATTTCCTCGTTGGCATCCAGTCCCATCATCTGGCCGCCGCGACCGACGCGTTCGGCGGCGGCACTGGCCAACAGGCCACACCCAGTACCCTGTGGCCCGGGCCGATACCGGCCGCCTCACTGACGATCGGGCCCCATTGAGCGAACAGCGCCGGCACGAACTGGCTATCGTAAACCTCGGCGGGGTCACGTGATGTCTGCGGAGTATTCAT
The genomic region above belongs to Halomonas sp. YLGW01 and contains:
- a CDS encoding EAL domain-containing protein gives rise to the protein MKRFRLFLLIAIALIFGASSLYSYNRDLEVVSYVSSTIKSIGWESSELEIELLKFDQALTGLAASMVEEDEVELHFELLWSRIDSLLLGEVSRPMREQPGVLALLREFKAQLEQWEERVYALSSDDVATIKALRQELSEYRTLVREVNVDTFSGESVWRQLDMIQDIRLRSNLYLAGLMLSGLAMLILLVRENRRNWRLAYHDVLTGLHNRMSFYHLIASDLGQAARERSQLAVYMIDLNGFKAVNDSLGHEVGDRLLQEVASRLRDTIGRQGVAARLGGDEFVVLQRLKPDEGPEQMAALLWQSLSREVKLPDGNLSPHACIGISLYPDHGTTKKELLSHADTAMYHAKQSSDSSVQLFEFGLNEPRVRRQKLALALEAAIEHDHLELHYQPIFDLRSETVESVEALLRWNSSEFGAISPLEIIDVAEKHGLAQRLNRWVLLKACRQLKRWKLSERDGLKVNVNISPSIFKDGELVATIREALDSASLAASSLVLEITEDTSLWDTAGSLDRVKELRQLGVEIALDDFGTGYSSFSHLRQLPFNKLKLDKSFIDDLASDTRAVSLIRTIISLAKSLDMVVTAEGIEASEQMEQLNRLGCHLGQGYLLAKPMPVDVMEQVLLKRTTSMHGET
- a CDS encoding molybdopterin-dependent oxidoreductase translates to MVTSSLLLAADALPQPAGRVVLTVTGNIDVANAGEGERAEFDLEMLSGLPQQAFDTETPWTEGPHRYQGVLLRDLLERVGADGERVRASAMNDYHHDIGMQTVVQEPLLLATHRDGEPMRIRDKGPVRIMLPVSDSPQYSKKRYLDMMVWQLKTLTVR
- a CDS encoding methyltransferase domain-containing protein is translated as MASAAAERVGRGGQMMGLDANEEMLSVARRKHADIEWRAGQAEALPFEDQTFDAVISQFGFMFFSDQPRALQEMMRVLRPSGRLAVAVCDALDHSPGYAVFAELLHRLFGERVVEAFRAPFASGDSALLLAACDEAGIGEATVARHDGRVRFASIDALVSTERACAWTLGGVLDDSEFERLQDKAEESLRPFVNADGDVDFLMPVLILTATRP